The following are from one region of the Arachis duranensis cultivar V14167 chromosome 10, aradu.V14167.gnm2.J7QH, whole genome shotgun sequence genome:
- the LOC107494869 gene encoding uncharacterized protein LOC107494869 encodes MGKEPEPKEVHAAKALKEEKAQEEAGEALLHAPLVAQETGVQHPQKLQEETKDEQFTQFLEIFQKLHINIPFAEVLEKMHLYIAYLKSALSEKKALKGDESVILTKECSALIQRKLPKKMPDLGSFLIPCTIGTITSEKSLLDLKSSINLTPLSVMRKLEIQEAQHTKIALEMADKSRKQAYGLWESVLVKVSKLFLPVDFVILDMKEDTEDSIILGRPFLATRRALIDVERGKLMLRLHEH; translated from the coding sequence ATGGGCAAGGAACCCGAGCCTAAGGAGGTACATGCTGCTAAGGCATTGAAGGAAGAAAAGGCTCAAGAAGAAGCTGGAGAAGCACTGTTGCACGCCCCATTGGTGGCGCAAGAGACTGGAGTACAACACCCTCAGAAATTGCAGGAGGAGACAAAGGATGAGCAGTTCACTCAGTTCTTGGAAATCTTCCAAAAGTTACatatcaatattccttttgctgaggtgtTGGAGAAGATGCATCTCTATATAGCCTATTTGAAAAGTGCACTTTCTGAAAAGAAGGCCTTGAAGGGAGATGAATCTGTGATCTTGACCAAGGAGTGCAGTGCACTGATTCAGAGGAAGCTACCCAAGAAGATGCCAGACCTCGGAAGCTTCCTGATTCCCTGTACCATTGGGACTATTACAAGTGAGAAGTCGCTGCTCGACCTTAAATCAAGCATAAATCTGACACCGCTCTCCGTGATGAGGAAGCTGGAAATTCAAGAGGCGCAACATACAAAAATAGCACTGGAGATGGCTGACAAGTCTCGAAAGCAGGCATATGGGCTATGGGAGAGCGTACTAGTCAAGGTTAGCAAATTATTCCTCCCAGTAGATTTTGTGATACTAGACATGAAGGAGGATACAGAGGACTCCATTATCCTAGGAAGGCCATTCCTAGCCACTAGAAGAGCACTCATTGATGTAGAGAGAGGCAAATTGATGCTAAGGTTACATGAGCACTGA